One region of Metallosphaera sedula DSM 5348 genomic DNA includes:
- a CDS encoding acetyl ornithine aminotransferase family protein encodes MSLASRIIEEDSRYLMQSFSRWYPLVIERAKGSLVYDVDGKEYIDMNAGIGVMALGHGNEKIIRAVQEQMNKFFHYSLTDFYYDLAVRVARKLVSLVGFQGKVFYANSGTESVEASLKIARGHTGRQYIIGFTNSFHGRTFGSMSFTSSKSVQRSAFSPLLPSTLLVPYPDRHNPLCREDCANAVLEYIEDWVLKKIVDPNDVAGFLLEPIQGEGGIIVPPREFLQGLQRIARKNGILLILDEVQTGIGRTGKMFAFEHFGVEPDLICLAKALGGGLPLGAVVGRSEVMDLPRGSHANTFGGNALALAAAEVVLEEVPGLLGRVNSLGKMIVDILGSTKSRYVEEIRGMGLMIGVDLRRDGEPYEEGLEKVLRRSFERGVLAIGAGESVVRLLPPLVIEEELAQRGSSIIREEIDRL; translated from the coding sequence ATGAGCCTAGCTTCAAGGATAATAGAAGAGGATTCAAGGTATCTAATGCAGTCCTTCAGCAGATGGTATCCCCTGGTGATTGAACGTGCCAAGGGATCCCTAGTGTATGACGTGGATGGAAAGGAGTACATTGACATGAATGCAGGCATAGGGGTAATGGCCCTGGGACACGGCAACGAGAAGATCATCCGCGCCGTTCAAGAGCAGATGAACAAGTTTTTCCACTATAGCCTAACCGACTTCTATTACGACCTAGCTGTAAGGGTAGCCCGCAAGCTGGTATCACTCGTGGGATTTCAGGGTAAGGTGTTTTACGCCAACAGTGGCACGGAGAGTGTGGAAGCCAGCCTGAAGATAGCCAGGGGTCACACTGGGAGGCAGTACATCATAGGTTTCACTAACTCATTTCACGGAAGAACATTCGGATCCATGTCCTTCACCTCAAGTAAATCGGTGCAAAGATCTGCGTTCTCACCACTTTTACCCTCCACTCTCCTGGTTCCATACCCTGACAGACATAACCCGCTTTGCCGAGAGGATTGCGCCAACGCAGTTCTGGAATACATTGAGGATTGGGTCCTGAAGAAGATCGTGGACCCCAACGACGTTGCGGGTTTCCTCCTGGAACCTATTCAGGGGGAGGGAGGAATCATCGTCCCCCCAAGGGAGTTCCTTCAAGGTCTCCAGAGGATAGCGAGGAAGAACGGGATTCTCCTCATCCTAGATGAGGTCCAGACTGGAATAGGCAGGACAGGAAAGATGTTTGCCTTTGAGCATTTTGGTGTGGAGCCGGATCTGATATGTCTGGCCAAGGCCCTTGGGGGAGGCTTACCCTTGGGGGCAGTGGTGGGGAGGAGTGAGGTCATGGACCTCCCAAGAGGTTCCCATGCCAACACGTTCGGGGGAAATGCCCTAGCCCTGGCCGCGGCCGAGGTCGTGCTAGAGGAGGTTCCAGGGCTTCTAGGAAGGGTTAACTCCCTGGGTAAAATGATCGTGGACATTCTAGGCTCCACGAAGTCCAGATACGTGGAGGAGATTAGGGGTATGGGTCTCATGATAGGAGTAGACCTAAGGAGAGATGGGGAACCCTATGAGGAGGGGCTCGAGAAGGTTCTGAGGAGATCCTTCGAAAGAGGAGTACTCGCCATAGGAGCAGGTGAATCAGTAGTGAGATTACTTCCTCCCCTCGTGATAGAGGAAGAACTTGCTCAGAGGGGTAGCTCTATAATAAGGGAGGAAATAGATAGGTTATAG
- a CDS encoding thiolase domain-containing protein, translated as MENVGIVGIGWYGFSTNVHDLSFREMMFEAAQRAFYDAGGMNPREQVDAFISCQEDFWEGISISDEFAPDPVGGAMRPTMTVAGDGLQGLAHGFMLINSGVADVVVVESHAKPSDILTFPEIVELAMDPVYVREAKIPNYHFIAGLDATKFMHRTGVSREDLAEVVIKNRASGLKTGRAPHASLLSKEDVLSQEAVVYPLTRVDIARPVDGAVVVVLASETFARKFNDTPIWITGIGFATDNSNLELARLGDALYTRKASSLAFSMARLESPLKVNGLFVDDRYSYKELQHVEALGVTNVAEKFREGYFHEGSYLPVNPKGGHLAKGYPLEASGLSLVLDAVEYMREGASSAIVASWRGIPTFTGGVAVMQR; from the coding sequence GTGGAGAACGTAGGTATTGTGGGAATCGGGTGGTACGGGTTCTCCACTAACGTCCATGATCTCTCGTTCAGGGAGATGATGTTTGAGGCTGCTCAGAGAGCATTTTACGACGCAGGTGGAATGAACCCTAGGGAACAGGTGGACGCATTCATCTCTTGCCAGGAGGATTTCTGGGAGGGCATCTCGATCTCAGACGAGTTTGCCCCTGACCCCGTGGGAGGAGCAATGAGACCCACGATGACAGTTGCAGGTGACGGACTTCAGGGGTTGGCACACGGGTTCATGTTGATCAACTCCGGAGTAGCCGACGTCGTGGTGGTTGAGTCCCACGCTAAACCCAGCGACATTCTCACCTTTCCCGAGATCGTGGAGTTAGCCATGGATCCCGTTTACGTTAGGGAGGCTAAGATCCCCAACTATCACTTCATAGCTGGCTTAGATGCGACGAAGTTCATGCACAGAACCGGAGTGTCTAGGGAGGACTTGGCGGAGGTTGTAATAAAGAATAGGGCCAGCGGGCTCAAGACTGGTAGGGCACCCCACGCCTCACTCCTGTCTAAGGAGGACGTTCTCTCGCAAGAGGCTGTTGTTTACCCCCTGACCCGCGTGGACATAGCACGTCCCGTAGACGGAGCCGTGGTCGTGGTCTTAGCCTCTGAAACCTTCGCGAGGAAGTTTAACGACACGCCCATCTGGATCACGGGAATAGGGTTTGCCACGGATAACTCCAACCTGGAGCTGGCCAGGCTAGGTGATGCCCTTTACACGAGAAAGGCATCCTCCCTGGCATTTAGTATGGCGAGACTGGAGTCACCCCTTAAGGTCAACGGCCTGTTCGTAGATGATAGGTACAGTTACAAGGAGCTCCAACACGTGGAGGCCCTTGGTGTTACTAACGTTGCGGAGAAGTTCAGGGAGGGATATTTCCATGAGGGAAGTTACCTGCCAGTTAACCCGAAGGGAGGGCATCTGGCCAAGGGGTATCCCCTAGAGGCATCTGGACTCTCCCTGGTACTTGACGCTGTGGAGTACATGAGGGAGGGGGCGAGTTCAGCCATTGTGGCGAGTTGGAGGGGAATTCCCACGTTCACAGGAGGAGTGGCGGTGATGCAGAGATGA
- a CDS encoding acyl-CoA dehydrogenase family protein — translation MDFSFSEEESLFRENLREFLQKELRPLVGKIDREGIPREFVKKASSLGIWAMTASQDVGGQGAGFLLSTIASEEIARADFSMATAVYFLLESGWGYVLDRYGSKSLREAVLPKVISGDWFLGVASTEPTGGSDVAGIRTLATRRDRKFVLNGQKIYISGVLEAYNWGGGHLTLAKTNPEAGHRGISMFFVPTSTQGIEISKIENMGRMGISTGTMRYVNAEVPEGNLVGELNRGFYYAMDGFNHARVLVAGACIGAAEAILEMGLEYVKQREVFSTKLKDFEAIAFEAAELKTRLEMAKLLNYKAAWMMDREPNSDETAMLAAMSKLTAPQVAFDIAKSVMMWMGAYGYSKDALVEMGFRGIVSYLVGAEGAMNVMKLIISRRLFKD, via the coding sequence ATGGACTTCTCGTTCTCGGAGGAGGAATCGCTATTTCGTGAGAACCTCAGGGAGTTTCTCCAGAAGGAACTCAGACCCCTAGTGGGCAAGATTGATAGAGAGGGAATACCTAGGGAGTTCGTTAAGAAGGCTTCCTCCCTGGGAATATGGGCCATGACGGCGTCTCAGGACGTGGGTGGTCAGGGGGCTGGGTTTCTCCTGTCCACAATAGCATCTGAGGAGATAGCTAGGGCAGACTTCAGCATGGCCACAGCGGTGTATTTCCTCCTGGAAAGCGGTTGGGGTTACGTCCTAGACAGGTACGGGTCAAAGAGTCTTAGGGAGGCAGTTCTCCCCAAGGTAATCTCAGGCGACTGGTTCCTGGGGGTTGCCTCAACTGAGCCCACTGGAGGAAGCGACGTTGCTGGGATAAGAACACTTGCCACCAGGAGGGACAGAAAATTCGTGCTAAATGGGCAGAAGATCTACATAAGTGGCGTACTTGAGGCCTACAACTGGGGTGGAGGACATCTGACCCTGGCTAAGACTAACCCCGAGGCGGGCCATAGGGGGATTTCCATGTTCTTTGTCCCTACCTCTACCCAGGGTATAGAGATATCTAAGATAGAGAACATGGGCAGAATGGGTATCTCAACAGGGACCATGAGATATGTGAATGCTGAGGTTCCTGAGGGAAACCTCGTTGGGGAACTTAATAGGGGTTTCTACTACGCCATGGATGGTTTCAATCACGCTAGAGTGTTAGTAGCTGGTGCGTGCATAGGGGCAGCTGAGGCAATCCTAGAGATGGGACTAGAGTACGTGAAGCAAAGGGAAGTTTTCTCCACCAAGCTGAAGGATTTCGAGGCAATAGCCTTCGAGGCTGCGGAGCTGAAAACAAGGCTAGAGATGGCGAAGCTCCTCAACTACAAGGCAGCTTGGATGATGGATAGGGAGCCCAACTCCGATGAGACGGCCATGCTTGCGGCCATGAGCAAGCTCACTGCACCTCAGGTAGCCTTTGATATAGCGAAGTCGGTAATGATGTGGATGGGGGCATATGGTTACTCCAAGGATGCCCTTGTGGAAATGGGATTCAGGGGAATAGTCTCATACTTGGTAGGGGCAGAGGGAGCGATGAACGTGATGAAGCTGATCATATCCAGGAGACTTTTCAAGGACTAG
- the prpB gene encoding methylisocitrate lyase, with protein sequence MSLGKEFTVIPGIFNPFTALLAERVGFKAVYLSGGALTSSLGLPDIGIIDLYELVDMVRRIREVTSIPMIVDADTGFGEAINVYRTVSLLDRAGADAIQIEDQRMPKKCGHLDGKEVIPHSEMVSKIKAAVRARKNAKIIARVDSRAIFGLQDAIERAKAYLDAGADIIFPEALQSKEEFREFAKAVNAPLLANMTEFGKTPLITAKEFQEMGYTYVIFPVTIFRVAAKAMEDALKTLMNEGTQKNLMDKMMTRKEQYEVIHYDFYEKLDKELA encoded by the coding sequence TTGTCTCTTGGTAAAGAGTTCACCGTAATCCCCGGGATATTCAACCCCTTCACCGCCCTCCTTGCAGAAAGGGTTGGGTTCAAGGCAGTCTATCTCTCAGGTGGAGCCCTTACCTCATCCCTGGGATTGCCTGATATAGGGATAATAGACCTCTACGAGTTAGTGGACATGGTTAGGAGGATAAGGGAAGTCACATCTATTCCCATGATCGTGGACGCGGACACAGGTTTCGGAGAGGCAATAAACGTGTACAGAACTGTTTCCCTGCTGGATAGGGCAGGCGCAGACGCGATTCAGATCGAGGATCAGAGGATGCCCAAGAAATGCGGTCACCTGGACGGTAAGGAGGTCATACCTCACTCAGAGATGGTTTCCAAGATTAAGGCTGCTGTGAGAGCTAGGAAAAACGCCAAAATAATAGCAAGGGTGGACTCGAGAGCAATATTCGGGCTTCAGGACGCCATAGAGAGGGCTAAGGCTTACCTAGATGCTGGGGCAGACATAATTTTCCCGGAAGCTCTGCAGTCCAAGGAGGAGTTTAGAGAGTTCGCTAAGGCAGTGAATGCTCCCCTTCTTGCTAACATGACTGAGTTTGGGAAGACTCCCCTAATAACTGCCAAGGAGTTCCAGGAAATGGGCTACACCTACGTTATCTTTCCCGTAACCATTTTCAGGGTTGCTGCGAAGGCCATGGAGGACGCGCTGAAAACCCTAATGAACGAAGGTACGCAGAAAAATCTCATGGACAAGATGATGACTAGAAAGGAACAGTACGAGGTAATTCATTATGACTTTTATGAGAAGTTAGATAAAGAACTAGCATAA
- a CDS encoding PaaI family thioesterase, translating to MFPELLGIRKEEEREGYVKMSMVTQENQVNVHGTIHGAVIFALIDSAFEVISNQGRRAMALNVEVNYRRPVNPGERLVAEAWPESLGRTTSVYRIRVTNGEGKVVAIATALSYSGS from the coding sequence ATGTTCCCAGAGTTATTGGGTATAAGAAAGGAAGAGGAAAGGGAAGGATACGTTAAGATGTCCATGGTCACACAGGAGAACCAGGTTAACGTTCACGGTACCATACACGGAGCGGTCATCTTCGCGTTAATTGATTCCGCGTTTGAGGTAATCAGTAACCAAGGAAGGAGGGCGATGGCGCTGAACGTCGAGGTAAATTACAGGAGGCCGGTGAACCCGGGGGAAAGACTTGTGGCTGAAGCGTGGCCCGAGTCCCTGGGGAGAACAACCTCGGTGTACAGGATAAGGGTCACAAACGGTGAGGGAAAGGTTGTGGCGATTGCTACGGCATTATCATACAGCGGGTCTTGA
- a CDS encoding MmgE/PrpD family protein yields the protein MELAEVFSEFATSTSYSDLPEKSVHEAKRRVLDSLAVAYASTSSPPAEVVRKAIPSFQGQGLLLGGGNSSPDMAAFYNTLLIRYLDFNDTYLSLEPLHPSDMIGGLLAVNPRLSGKELIRAIVLGYEVSTRLCDSTSLRKKGYDHVNFLQVGSAVALGVALGLNKEQLVNAISITTVPHVALRETRSGSLSMWKAGATAEAVRNSVFAVLLAKAGFTGPSTPFSGKMGFRNVIAPDMSDAPFKSLGTTKILETYIKKYPVEYHAQAAVEAGIKLRKQLMGDITKVTVETYEAGRTILADEGKWDPKNKETADHSLPFIVAVTLLTGKFWLDAYDLVGDPKVTELMKKIEVVENEEYTKVYPSELPTKIVVKTTSGTFSEEVRIPRGHHKNPMSDEEVEEKAMKLGLGKDIVNKIWNLEKMEVKDIVSW from the coding sequence ATGGAGCTCGCTGAAGTTTTCTCAGAATTCGCTACCTCAACCTCGTACTCCGACCTTCCCGAGAAGTCGGTGCACGAGGCGAAAAGGAGGGTTCTTGACTCCCTTGCGGTGGCCTACGCTTCAACGTCGTCACCGCCAGCTGAGGTCGTCAGAAAGGCAATTCCAAGTTTTCAGGGACAGGGCTTGCTCCTAGGGGGAGGAAACTCTTCCCCAGACATGGCTGCGTTCTACAACACCCTCCTCATCAGGTATCTGGACTTCAATGATACCTATCTTTCCCTTGAACCTCTCCATCCCTCTGACATGATTGGCGGTCTCCTTGCAGTTAACCCTAGGCTAAGCGGAAAGGAATTGATAAGGGCTATCGTTTTAGGGTATGAGGTTTCCACTAGGCTATGCGATTCCACGTCCCTTAGGAAAAAGGGATACGACCACGTAAATTTCCTCCAGGTTGGGTCGGCAGTGGCACTTGGAGTGGCCTTGGGTCTTAACAAGGAGCAATTGGTGAACGCAATCTCGATCACCACTGTGCCACACGTGGCCCTCCGGGAAACTCGTTCAGGAAGTCTTAGTATGTGGAAAGCTGGGGCAACCGCTGAGGCAGTGAGGAACTCCGTCTTTGCTGTGCTCTTGGCAAAGGCTGGATTCACGGGTCCTTCGACTCCCTTTTCAGGGAAGATGGGATTCAGGAACGTAATTGCACCGGACATGTCAGATGCCCCCTTCAAGAGCCTGGGGACCACCAAGATCCTAGAGACGTACATAAAGAAATATCCTGTGGAGTATCACGCTCAAGCAGCTGTTGAGGCAGGTATCAAGTTAAGGAAACAGCTGATGGGGGATATAACCAAGGTAACCGTGGAGACCTATGAGGCTGGAAGGACTATCCTAGCTGACGAGGGAAAGTGGGATCCTAAGAACAAGGAAACCGCTGATCACAGCCTTCCCTTCATAGTAGCAGTCACCCTGCTAACTGGTAAGTTCTGGCTCGATGCATACGATCTTGTGGGGGATCCCAAGGTCACGGAACTCATGAAGAAGATTGAGGTCGTGGAGAACGAGGAGTACACCAAGGTCTACCCTAGCGAGCTACCCACCAAGATAGTGGTGAAGACCACCTCTGGTACTTTCTCAGAGGAGGTTAGAATTCCTAGGGGTCACCACAAGAACCCCATGAGCGACGAGGAGGTGGAGGAAAAGGCAATGAAACTGGGTCTAGGGAAGGACATCGTGAATAAGATCTGGAACCTGGAGAAAATGGAGGTGAAGGACATTGTCTCTTGGTAA
- a CDS encoding acyl-CoA dehydrogenase family protein yields the protein MVFPFKGLEDFKIDLDQDHELLRTTIRDFLEREVQNRVEEGERKGDLGEVREKIKELGLNGLDVPQEYGGAGGDYLSLLVATEEISRIWPSLSTFFLINWMFTSALLRFGGKDIKERYVPPVARGEKIAAFANTEPGAGTDVAGMSSVAKKVNGGYVLTGKKIFITSGDLADYIIVTARTSPPSEQRWKGITMFVVERDFPGFKVESRIDTTGLKASHTTEISFNEVKVPEENVVGEVGQGFKYAVSSFDYARTIVASQALGIGQAALEKMVRYSMDRKSFGQSIAGFQMVQQKVSESMADLTTTRLLVYWAGSLYKRGMENEYIMAASLAKFFATEAAERIVLRAMTVHGGYGVTTSTGLERMLRDIQILKTYEGTNDIQRVSAARHFYRKFMGLNV from the coding sequence ATGGTGTTCCCGTTCAAGGGACTTGAGGATTTCAAAATAGATCTAGACCAGGATCACGAACTCCTACGAACAACCATAAGAGACTTCCTTGAGAGAGAGGTACAGAACAGGGTGGAGGAGGGAGAAAGGAAGGGAGATCTGGGAGAGGTTAGGGAGAAGATAAAGGAGCTAGGACTAAATGGACTAGACGTTCCGCAGGAGTATGGGGGAGCTGGTGGAGATTACCTTTCACTTCTCGTTGCCACAGAGGAGATTAGCAGGATTTGGCCCTCCCTCTCCACCTTCTTCTTGATAAATTGGATGTTCACCAGCGCACTGCTCCGATTTGGGGGGAAGGATATCAAGGAGAGATACGTGCCTCCAGTTGCTAGGGGAGAAAAGATCGCGGCGTTTGCGAACACTGAGCCTGGAGCTGGTACCGACGTTGCTGGGATGTCCTCAGTAGCCAAGAAGGTTAACGGCGGTTATGTTCTGACAGGAAAGAAGATATTTATTACGAGTGGAGACCTTGCCGATTACATTATTGTTACCGCAAGGACTTCCCCTCCATCTGAGCAAAGGTGGAAGGGAATCACCATGTTCGTCGTCGAGAGGGATTTCCCAGGCTTCAAGGTTGAGAGCAGGATTGATACCACAGGACTCAAGGCGTCTCATACAACTGAGATTTCCTTCAATGAGGTTAAGGTACCTGAGGAGAACGTAGTTGGGGAGGTCGGACAGGGATTCAAGTACGCTGTCTCATCCTTTGACTACGCAAGGACCATAGTTGCCTCTCAGGCCCTGGGCATAGGTCAGGCTGCCCTCGAGAAGATGGTGAGGTACTCAATGGACAGGAAAAGTTTTGGACAGAGCATAGCAGGTTTTCAGATGGTTCAACAAAAGGTGTCAGAGTCCATGGCAGACTTAACAACCACGAGGCTGTTAGTTTACTGGGCTGGCTCCCTTTACAAGAGGGGAATGGAGAATGAGTATATCATGGCCGCCTCCTTGGCCAAGTTCTTCGCTACAGAGGCGGCGGAAAGAATAGTGTTAAGGGCCATGACAGTTCACGGCGGATACGGAGTCACCACGTCTACGGGTCTTGAGAGGATGCTTAGGGACATTCAGATTCTCAAGACCTACGAGGGAACCAACGACATTCAGAGGGTCTCCGCAGCGAGACACTTCTACAGGAAGTTCATGGGGCTAAACGTATGA
- a CDS encoding xanthine dehydrogenase family protein molybdopterin-binding subunit produces the protein MIGKPVRRLEDPRLISGRGRFIDDIHLPGELFLGVIRSPYPRARFRVNGKEVEVITQADLKTNPLPNFFFESAPKEYPLAIDEARYVGEPVALVVGRDRYEAEDLKEMVEVEYDPLPPVESAREALTGKILVHQELGTNLVYRDSFEYGQPPSSFKTVEKTFRVNRISPMPLETNGVIADYSPVDESLTVYANTQVPQVFRTALSIVFQIPRSRIRIIVPDSGGGFGGKIFLKPLVLATMASMVTGRPVKYIETRTEHVISAVQGPDREYQARIMYKDGEILGMEVDLLENFGAYMHTYQPLPILRQIYHLTGAYNVQYLKFNVNGVLTNMPPTGPYRGLGIPPAVLVLENLVSSVSRREKTTQWEIRKRNFIKSLPHTTITGAIYDSGDYEKSLEVLREALGDKGPGLTGMGVAFALEPGSSLAFQTLVVKKARTPYYEGVYIKMDSGGDITVSLSTNSMGTGHETSVAQVVSHVLGVPMDKIRVILGDTSGPPGTGFYGSRFSVVSISAVYKASIKLRERIRELVAQVLNVEVDKVEIRDGTVRVGNRSFPVEEVANLVYNRYHSPLDDMGIEATEVFNSPNVNVADEKRRVNFSSTYGVNAHGAIIEVDPNTGFIKIKKYVVVSDSGNLINPLIVDGQLMGGTAMGIGASLLEVIRYVSGVPQQINLADYWMPTALEVPRMEIRHLVSPSPFTPLGTKGVAEGGATVPYAVLVNALEDALGITLDRVEVPITPEFVLEQLERRAVKAI, from the coding sequence ATGATAGGGAAGCCCGTAAGGAGGTTAGAGGATCCAAGGCTGATCTCCGGAAGAGGAAGATTCATAGACGACATTCACCTCCCGGGCGAGCTCTTCCTGGGGGTCATAAGGTCTCCGTATCCACGAGCTAGATTTCGGGTTAATGGCAAGGAGGTTGAAGTCATCACCCAAGCAGACCTAAAGACCAATCCCTTACCCAATTTCTTCTTTGAGTCTGCACCAAAGGAGTATCCCTTGGCTATTGACGAGGCCAGATACGTGGGAGAACCCGTGGCACTTGTTGTGGGAAGAGATAGGTATGAGGCGGAGGACTTAAAGGAGATGGTCGAAGTAGAGTACGACCCTCTTCCGCCTGTGGAAAGTGCTAGGGAAGCCCTAACAGGAAAAATCCTCGTCCACCAGGAATTAGGGACGAACCTAGTCTACAGGGACTCCTTTGAGTATGGGCAACCACCCTCTTCCTTTAAGACGGTTGAGAAGACCTTTCGCGTCAACAGGATTTCCCCTATGCCTCTTGAGACCAATGGTGTAATAGCAGATTACTCTCCGGTAGACGAAAGCCTCACTGTCTACGCCAACACTCAGGTCCCTCAGGTGTTTAGGACAGCTCTCAGCATAGTCTTCCAGATACCCAGGAGTAGAATCAGGATAATAGTTCCAGACTCAGGGGGCGGTTTTGGAGGGAAAATTTTCCTGAAGCCTTTGGTGCTCGCAACCATGGCCTCTATGGTAACTGGAAGACCTGTAAAGTATATTGAGACTAGAACCGAGCACGTCATCTCAGCCGTACAGGGCCCTGACAGGGAGTACCAAGCTAGGATAATGTACAAGGATGGGGAGATCCTAGGAATGGAGGTTGACCTCCTGGAGAACTTCGGAGCTTACATGCATACCTACCAACCGCTCCCCATCCTGAGGCAGATATACCACCTCACGGGGGCATACAACGTTCAGTATCTCAAGTTCAACGTGAACGGAGTCCTCACCAACATGCCTCCCACGGGACCCTATAGGGGTCTGGGAATTCCCCCTGCGGTACTGGTTCTAGAGAACTTGGTAAGTTCCGTGTCTAGGAGGGAGAAGACCACACAATGGGAGATCAGGAAGAGGAACTTCATCAAGTCACTCCCTCACACCACGATCACGGGCGCAATTTATGACAGCGGGGATTACGAGAAGTCGCTGGAGGTATTGAGGGAGGCCCTAGGTGACAAGGGACCAGGCTTGACCGGAATGGGCGTAGCCTTTGCCCTGGAACCTGGCTCGTCGCTGGCCTTTCAGACTCTAGTGGTAAAGAAGGCTAGGACCCCCTACTACGAGGGAGTCTATATCAAGATGGATAGCGGTGGAGACATTACTGTCTCACTGAGCACCAATTCCATGGGTACAGGTCACGAAACCTCCGTAGCCCAGGTTGTCTCCCACGTCCTAGGAGTCCCCATGGATAAGATAAGGGTTATTCTAGGCGATACCTCAGGACCTCCGGGAACAGGATTTTACGGTAGCAGGTTCTCCGTGGTCTCCATAAGTGCCGTGTACAAGGCATCAATCAAACTTAGGGAAAGGATCAGGGAGCTGGTAGCCCAGGTCCTCAACGTTGAGGTGGATAAGGTTGAGATAAGGGACGGAACTGTGAGGGTAGGAAACAGGAGTTTCCCCGTGGAGGAGGTTGCGAACCTTGTGTATAACAGGTATCATTCACCGCTTGATGATATGGGAATAGAGGCGACAGAGGTGTTCAACTCCCCTAACGTGAACGTTGCGGATGAGAAGAGGAGGGTAAACTTCTCCTCAACCTATGGCGTTAACGCCCATGGGGCCATAATAGAGGTAGACCCCAATACCGGTTTCATCAAGATCAAGAAATACGTCGTGGTGAGCGATAGCGGTAACCTGATTAACCCCCTTATCGTTGACGGCCAACTCATGGGCGGAACTGCAATGGGAATAGGGGCCTCTCTCCTTGAGGTTATAAGGTACGTCTCGGGAGTCCCCCAGCAGATCAATCTCGCAGATTACTGGATGCCCACCGCACTGGAAGTACCTAGAATGGAGATAAGGCATCTAGTCTCCCCCTCACCCTTCACTCCCCTGGGCACGAAGGGAGTTGCTGAGGGAGGCGCGACTGTTCCCTATGCGGTTCTAGTTAACGCCCTGGAGGACGCCTTGGGTATCACGCTGGACAGGGTGGAAGTTCCCATAACGCCAGAGTTCGTCCTTGAGCAACTGGAGAGGAGGGCGGTTAAAGCAATTTAG
- a CDS encoding acyl-CoA dehydrogenase family protein — translation MDELLISTVSDFARREILRVADKIDRDDFYPRDLISKMGELGILDPLHHGAELLDSMLCLEEIAKVSGSVALIQDVQGELVNAPLRRYGRDNDLTEKIAEGKILGSFALSEPCCGSDTSAMRSTARKVNGTWKIDGEKMWITQGLYANVFLVAAKNDEGKISAFLVRDTRCMEREKIEVQGNRGTGTARIRMNECEGELIGGWEVIKYALAIGRIAISAISLGLALGAMEEAYNWAKERQAFGKRLMEHEGIAWLFSDSIAELESVKALLDATCNAFTKDWKRAEPLISSLKLISSGVANRVVDRMVQVMGGMGYAKLTRVERAYRDVRLTRIGEGTDEVQRIILSRHIEDLVHEL, via the coding sequence ATGGATGAGCTTCTGATCTCCACAGTCTCAGACTTCGCCAGGAGGGAGATCCTGAGGGTTGCCGATAAGATTGATAGGGATGACTTCTACCCTCGGGATCTAATCTCGAAGATGGGAGAACTTGGGATCCTGGATCCCCTTCACCACGGTGCAGAACTCTTGGACTCCATGCTCTGCTTGGAGGAGATAGCCAAGGTTAGTGGTTCAGTGGCGCTCATACAGGATGTCCAGGGGGAACTCGTGAACGCTCCCCTTAGAAGGTATGGAAGGGATAACGACCTCACAGAGAAGATAGCAGAGGGCAAGATCCTGGGCTCATTCGCCCTGAGCGAGCCGTGTTGCGGATCCGACACGTCTGCCATGAGATCAACAGCGAGAAAGGTTAACGGTACCTGGAAGATTGACGGGGAAAAGATGTGGATAACTCAAGGACTTTACGCCAACGTGTTCTTGGTCGCAGCTAAGAACGACGAGGGGAAGATCTCAGCGTTCCTGGTGAGGGACACCCGGTGCATGGAGAGGGAAAAGATCGAGGTTCAGGGGAATAGGGGAACGGGGACGGCGAGGATAAGGATGAACGAGTGCGAGGGAGAACTCATAGGTGGATGGGAGGTAATAAAGTACGCCCTCGCCATAGGTAGGATAGCCATTTCCGCAATCTCCCTGGGATTAGCCCTAGGTGCCATGGAGGAGGCATACAACTGGGCAAAGGAAAGGCAGGCCTTTGGGAAAAGGCTCATGGAGCACGAGGGGATAGCGTGGTTGTTCTCCGACTCAATCGCAGAGTTGGAATCGGTCAAGGCGCTCCTAGACGCAACATGTAACGCCTTTACCAAGGACTGGAAGAGGGCCGAACCCCTGATCTCTTCCCTGAAACTGATCTCCTCGGGAGTCGCAAACAGGGTGGTAGATAGGATGGTCCAAGTCATGGGTGGGATGGGATACGCAAAATTGACTAGGGTGGAGCGCGCATATAGGGACGTGAGGTTAACCAGAATAGGGGAGGGAACAGACGAGGTTCAAAGAATAATCCTCTCAAGACACATAGAAGATCTTGTCCACGAGCTTTAA